The Henckelia pumila isolate YLH828 chromosome 2, ASM3356847v2, whole genome shotgun sequence genome includes a window with the following:
- the LOC140880303 gene encoding lysine-specific demethylase JMJ28 — protein sequence MGGKDPPLEELRCKRTDGRQWRCKRQAMAGKTLCDIHYLQGKHRQNRQKVPDSLKLERKVTKKRANNGDTVRVPKLKQVPLTVERRKRQAVSEALDDVLKRMKLKSGDLQLELIREFLKRQVTKKKEKEKELKDNVVADETRALPYGVMAISQSPASLQKFGECNGGLDVKLGVNLHENLVLQRHFRSKNIEPLPIGTMQIVPFAGDMKRRKIRKCHWCKQSKGRLLIKCLACRKRFFCVVCIKQRYIEKQAVKLKCPACCGTCSCNVCEKRQNKKLSHKDCFSGKRKVNKIKLLHYLIHMLLPVLKQVNNEHSVELESEAMVTGKPQSEIQIPQANISFHKLLCCNRCKSAITDYHRTCMNCSYNLCLSCCHEISQRSSFGSCKRKNLKKRKIIASGDDLILKRRKQNSGEIACHFPPSLQIWEPSSDGSIPCPPINIGGCGRSNLDLKCVYPCSWNRDLEVRAEEMLRLYHLPETADFSLCCSLCEDISHKDDDAKVQKGTYRKLGYKDNYLYCPAIHDIHHESPEHFQNHWTKGQPVVVRNVLRRSSSLCWDPVIMFSSYMENKISEHCIENDMKVTNCIDWCEVEIDRKRVFMGSLEKGTHASVRLKTLKFKALLSSHLFQKHFPIHYNEILSALPLPEYINPVCGLLNLGAKMPEQFQRPELGPCIHFSYGGPEGQMQADVSSKLCYESHDMVNILACATDTPVSPEQINNIENSMKKCKALDHNRGQSLSNSSDQKGKSPLQSEGTGESGLQDIRENIHLENEMAKVPFSSSEILEDQTLNTENGNLSSDSESDTDASIFCCGTIEKSEDTDEYFLGADVESSCSSEDKQGMNSCGAQWDIFRRQDVPKLLEYLRRHSKELNSGSCCLNNAHPILDQNIFLDAFHKLKLKEEFDIQPWTFDQYPGEAVFIPAGCPYQIRKLKSCVNVVLDFVSPENATQCMELAEEIHLLPMQHKAKTKLLEVRRMVLHGISEAVEEIGNLKQVLL from the exons ATGGGGGGGAAAGATCCGCCCCTGGAGGAGCTCCGGTGCAAGCGGACGGACGGGCGCCAATGGCGGTGCAAGCGGCAAGCGATGGCTGGGAAAACGCTGTGCGATATCCATTATCTTCAAGGAAAGCACCGCCAGAACAGACAGAAAGTGCCCGACTCGCTTAAACTGGAGAGGAAAGTGACGAAGAAAAGGGCAAATAATGGGGATACTGTTCGGGTTCCGAAATTGAAGCAAGTGCCATTGACGGTGGAGAGGAGGAAGCGGCAGGCTGTTTCGGAAGCCTTGGATGATGTATTGAAGAGGATGAAACTGAAAAGCGGGGACTTGCAATTGGAATTGATTAGAGAGTTTTTGAAGAGGCAGGTGACAaagaagaaggagaaggaaAAAGAGTTGAAGGACAATGTGGTTGCTGATGAAACGAGGGCGTTGCCATATGGAGTTATGGCTATTTCGCAATCCCCTGCCAGTTTGCAGAAATTTGGGGAGTGCAATGGTGGTTTGGATGTGAAACTAGGGGTGAATCTGCATGAAAACTTGGTTTTACAGAGGCATTTTCGGTCGAAGAATATTGAACCACTCCCCATTGGTACAATGCAG ATTGTGCCATTTGCGGGGGATATGAAGAGAAGGAAAATAAGAAAATGCCATTGGTGTAAGCAAAGTAAAGGCCGGCTCTTGATCAAGTGCTTAGCTTGCAGGAAACGATTCTTTTGCGTGGTTTGCATAAAACAGAG GTATATCGAGAAGCAAGCCGTGAAATTGAAATGTCCAGCATGTTGCGGAACTTGTAGCTGCAATGTTTGTGAGAAACgacaaaataaaaaactcaGTCATAAG GACTGCTTTAGTGGGAAAAGGAAGGTCAATAAGATCAAATTGCTTCACTATCTAATCCACATGCTTCTTCCTGTGCTGAAGCAAGTAAATAATGAGCACAGTGTTGAGCTCGAATCTGAAGCTATGGTAACAG GGAAACCCCAATCTGAAATCCAGATTCCACAGGCCAACATAAGTTTCCACAAGCTACTTTGCTG CAACAGATGTAAAAGTGCTATCACGGACTATCATAGGACGTGCATGAATTGTTCATACAACCTTTGTCTGAGTTGTTGTCATGAGATTTCTCAACGTAGTTCATTTGGAAGTTGTAAGCgcaaaaatttgaagaaaaggaAAATAATTGCTTCTGGTGATGATCTAATCCTTAAGCGACGCAAGCAAAATTCTGGTGAAATTGCCTGTCACTTCCCGCCGTCCTTGCAAATCTGGGAACCTAGTTCTGATGGAAGTATTCCTTGCCCACCTATAAATATAGGAGGCTGTGGTAGAAGCAACCTTGATCTAAAATGTGTATATCCCTGCTCCTGGAATAGAGATCTCGAAGTCAGAGCTGAAGAAATGTTGCGCCTTTATCACCTTCCAGAAACTGCAGATTTTTCTTTGTGTTGCTCGCTGTGTGAGGACATTAGTCATAAAGATGATGATGCTAAGGTTCAGAAAGGTACATATAGGAAATTAGGGTACAAGGACAACTATCTGTATTGTCCTGCTATTCACGATATTCATCATGAATCCCCCGAGCATTTCCAGAACCATTGGACTAAAGGTCAACCAGTTGTAGTTCGAAATGTGCTTCGGAGATCCTCAAGTTTGTGTTGGGATCCAGTTATCATGTTTAGCTCTTACATGGAGAACAAGATTTCTGAACATTGTATTGAAAACGACATGAAAGTGACAAACTGCATAGATTGGTGTGAG GTAGAAATCGACAGGAAGCGGGTTTTCATGGGATCATTGGAGAAGGGAACACATGCAAGCGTGCGGCTAAAAACTCTGAagttcaaagctttgctttccTCGCATTTATTTCAAAAGCACTTTCCGATCCACTATAACGAGATCTTAAGTGCCTTACCACTTCCAGAGTATATCAATCCAGTGTGTGGCCTTCTGAATTTGGGAGCGAAAATGCCAGAGCAATTTCAGAGgccggaattaggtccatgtATCCATTTTTCATATGGAGGCCCAGAGGGACAAATGCAGGCTGATGTTTCGTCTAAGTTGTGTTATGAATCACATGATATG GTTAACATTCTCGCTTGTGCTACTGATACCCCAGTTTCACCAGAACAAATTAATAACATTGAAAATTCAATGAAAAAATGTAAGGCTCTAGATCACAATCGCGGGCAATCGTTAAGTAATTCTAGTGATCAGAAAGGTAAATCACCTTTGCAGAGTGAAGGCACAGGTGAATCAGGCTTGCAAGATATCAGGGAAAACATCCACCTGGAAAATGAAATGGCAAAAGTTCCTTTTAGCTCTAGTGAAATCCTTGAGGATCAAACACTTAATACTGAAAATGGGAATTTATCCAGCGATAGTGAATCTGATACCGATGCCTCAATATTCTGCTGTGGAACTATTGAGAAATCTGAAGATACCGATGAGTATTTTCTAGGGGCAGATGTAGAAAGCTCATGCTCCAGTGAAGATAAGCAAGGGATGAATTCTTGTGGTGCCCAGTGGGACATTTTTCGTCGACAAGATGTGCCAAAACTTCTTGAGTACCTCAGGCGACATTCTAAAGAGCTAAACAGCGGGTCATGCTGTCTAAACAAT GCTCATCCAATTTTAGATCAGAACATTTTCCTTGATGCATTTCACAAATTGAAGCTTAAAGAGGAGTTTG ATATTCAACCATGGACTTTTGATCAATATCCTGGAGAAGCTGTCTTCATTCCTGCAGGCTGTCCTTATCAAATCAGAAAACTTAAG TCATGTGTCAATGTTGTTTTGGATTTCGTCTCTCCTGAAAATGCTACTCAATGTATGGAACTGGCCGAAGAAATTCACCTTCTTCCTATGCAACACAAAGCCAAAACAAAATTGTTGGAG GTGAGGAGGATGGTTCTCCATGGAATTAGTGAAGCAGTTGAAGAAATCGGCAACCTGAAGCAAGTACTCTTGTAG